A region of Vitis vinifera cultivar Pinot Noir 40024 chromosome 15, ASM3070453v1 DNA encodes the following proteins:
- the LOC100243851 gene encoding HMG-Y-related protein B: MIFLFSCMTVILAHPPPPFSLRHAMHPKPSRFSMAMHGHFLPIPQPPSSILQHLETTMAAIEALNDKSGSSKSFISKHIESAHGDLPAAHSTLLMHHLNRRKQNGDPVMVRNHCMKPDPNAPPRKGRGRPPEPEFPLPPGTVLAPPRPRCHPLKPRDPFALVSPPKKASSGSGKPRGRPPEKPKVGTSSAPAPATGASRPRGWPPKAKPAVVPVGWRFKQRC, encoded by the coding sequence ATGATCTTTCTCTTTTCATGCATGACTGTCATCCTCGCTCACCCTCCTCCACCTTTCTCTCTACGCCACGCCATGCACCCCAAGCCTTCTCGTTTtagcatggccatgcatggccacttCTTGCCCATACCCCAACCACCTTCTTCTATTCTCCAGCATTTAGAGACGACTATGGCGGCGATCGAGGCTCTGAACGACAAGAGCGGCTCCAGCAAGTCCTTTATCTCCAAGCACATCGAGTCGGCGCATGGAGATCTGCCGGCGGCTCACTCCACCCTGCTGATGCACCACCTCAACAGGAGGAAGCAGAACGGTGACCCCGTTATGGTCAGGAACCACTGCATGAAGCCTGACCCTAACGCGCCGCCGCGGAAGGGTCGCGGCCGTCCCCCTGAGCCCGAGTTTCCTCTTCCTCCAGGAACCGTTCTCGCGCCGCCGAGGCCTAGGTGCCATCCGTTGAAGCCCAGGGACCCATTTGCTCTGGTCTCTCCGCCGAAGAAGGCTTCCTCCGGAAGTGGAAAGCCACGCGGACGCCCTCCAGAGAAGCCCAAGGTGGGAACTTCGTCGGCTCCAGCACCGGCGACCGGAGCATCGAGACCTAGGGGATGGCCGCCAAAGGCGAAGCCGGCGGTGGTTCCCGTTGGGTGGCGTTTCAAACAGAGATGTTGA